A single genomic interval of Polyangium spumosum harbors:
- a CDS encoding protoporphyrinogen/coproporphyrinogen oxidase: MIRSPRTPVAILGAGLTGMSASFHLGRAGASHRIFERLDRPGGHAITLEDEGYRFDRTGHLLHLRDPELRALALGWIGDDWVEVERRSRIWSHGTYTRYPFQANTFGLPPEVAYECLHGFVRAHHNADKPAPRNFEEFCLQHFGEGISKHFMIPYNTRLWGVSPREITAAWCSRFVPLPKLEDVLAGAVGLNDRELGYNTRFVYPRLGIGALAEGMARSLPERIELGRAPRSIDWRARELHFEDEAVPYDVLVSTAPLNVLVERLAGAPANVVEAARRLRCTHLYYLDVALDGPCGEPLHWVYVPEEKYPFYRVGCYSNFSDAMAPPGKANLYVELADRSEPDLPALLPRVAEGLREMRLIDAPKQIRFARLRRIDHAYVIFDHAYFESLEVVLPFLEANGIVTAGRYGGWNYSSMEDALRFGRDAATKAVSSLGGGAAEEP, translated from the coding sequence ATGATTCGTTCTCCCCGCACCCCCGTCGCGATCCTGGGCGCTGGCCTGACTGGCATGTCGGCGTCGTTTCACCTCGGCCGCGCGGGCGCGTCGCATCGTATCTTCGAACGGCTCGACCGGCCGGGCGGGCATGCGATCACGCTGGAGGACGAGGGCTACCGCTTCGACCGGACGGGCCACCTCCTGCACCTGCGGGATCCGGAGCTGCGCGCGCTCGCGCTCGGCTGGATCGGCGACGACTGGGTCGAGGTCGAGCGCCGCTCGCGCATCTGGTCGCACGGCACCTACACCCGGTATCCCTTCCAGGCGAACACCTTCGGCCTGCCGCCCGAGGTCGCCTACGAGTGCCTGCACGGGTTCGTTCGGGCGCACCATAACGCCGACAAACCCGCGCCGAGGAACTTCGAGGAGTTTTGCCTCCAGCATTTCGGCGAGGGGATCAGCAAGCATTTCATGATCCCCTACAACACGCGGCTCTGGGGCGTGTCTCCGCGGGAGATCACGGCCGCGTGGTGCTCGCGGTTCGTGCCGCTGCCAAAGCTCGAGGACGTGCTCGCCGGCGCGGTGGGGCTGAACGACCGGGAGCTCGGGTACAACACGCGGTTCGTCTATCCGCGCCTCGGCATCGGCGCGCTCGCCGAGGGCATGGCCCGGAGCCTGCCCGAGCGGATCGAGCTCGGCCGCGCGCCACGATCGATCGATTGGAGGGCGCGCGAGCTCCATTTCGAGGACGAGGCCGTGCCGTACGACGTGCTCGTCTCCACGGCGCCCTTGAACGTGCTCGTCGAGCGGCTCGCAGGCGCCCCGGCGAACGTCGTCGAGGCCGCGCGCCGCCTGCGCTGCACGCACCTGTATTACCTCGACGTCGCGCTCGACGGCCCCTGCGGAGAGCCGCTGCACTGGGTGTACGTGCCCGAGGAGAAATATCCGTTTTACCGGGTCGGCTGTTACTCGAATTTCTCCGACGCGATGGCCCCGCCTGGCAAGGCGAACCTCTACGTGGAGCTCGCGGACCGGAGCGAGCCCGACCTCCCCGCGCTCTTGCCCCGCGTCGCCGAGGGCCTGCGGGAGATGCGCCTCATCGACGCGCCGAAGCAGATCCGCTTCGCCCGCTTGCGCCGCATCGACCATGCCTACGTGATCTTCGACCACGCGTATTTCGAGTCGCTCGAGGTCGTCTTGCCGTTCCTCGAGGCGAACGGCATCGTGACCGCGGGCCGGTACGGCGGATGGAATTACTCGTCGATGGAGGACGCGCTGCGCTTCGGCCGTGACGCCGCGACGAAGGCCGTCTCCTCGCTCGGCGGTGGGGCGGCGGAGGAGCCGTGA
- a CDS encoding N-acyl-D-amino-acid deacylase family protein, producing the protein MADEFDLVVRGGDVIDGTGRPRFVADVGVKDGRVAALTVPGAITGKETLDARGLVVAPGFVDIHSHADWLLPLEDHGEILAPMLRQGVTTLVVGNCGHSLAPVTDASTRLADASSEILRDRAFPYTWRSTAEMLDAIEARGVAFNVAFLAGHGTIRQSVMGNAPRAPSPGELEALRRATREALREGAFGLSAGLAYKPGVFADADELASLCSVVADEGAIFTVHGRAYVWISPFYKPMLLGKPHNVRSVDELVTAAKRGGARLQLSHQIFIGRRTWRTYPAVLRRIEAAVAAGVDVAFDAFPYTVGNTTINAILPAWVLDHFEERIRDPEVLARLRREFTMFRLALGLDWSDITVTWGAGSATLEPFEGLHIAEIARRLGVSPFDAYVHVSRESAGSARVLIGTYSGDDAHEEPLRAVLSHRLCAFETDAILTRRGRFHNPASFGTFPRVLGRYSRDQGLFSLEEAVRRMTSFPAERVGLPGIGRLAPGHAADLVLFDPRRVGEGGPNAPPVGINKVILAGHVVVDHNTTHLDRPRGRVLRRR; encoded by the coding sequence ATGGCCGACGAATTCGACCTCGTGGTGCGCGGAGGCGACGTCATCGACGGCACGGGCAGGCCACGCTTCGTGGCCGACGTCGGCGTCAAAGACGGGCGCGTCGCGGCGCTCACCGTCCCCGGCGCGATCACGGGAAAGGAGACGCTCGACGCCCGCGGCCTCGTGGTCGCGCCCGGCTTCGTCGACATCCACTCGCACGCCGACTGGCTCTTGCCGCTCGAGGACCACGGCGAGATCCTCGCGCCGATGCTGCGGCAGGGCGTGACCACGCTCGTCGTCGGCAACTGCGGCCACTCGCTCGCGCCCGTCACGGACGCCTCCACGCGCCTCGCCGACGCCTCGTCGGAGATCCTGCGCGACCGCGCCTTCCCCTACACGTGGCGCTCGACGGCCGAGATGCTCGACGCGATCGAGGCGCGCGGCGTGGCCTTCAACGTGGCGTTCCTCGCGGGGCACGGGACGATCCGTCAATCGGTGATGGGCAACGCGCCACGCGCGCCCTCGCCGGGCGAGCTCGAAGCGCTCCGGCGCGCCACACGCGAGGCCTTGCGCGAAGGCGCGTTTGGCCTCTCCGCCGGCCTCGCCTACAAGCCCGGCGTGTTCGCGGACGCGGACGAGCTCGCCTCGCTTTGCAGCGTCGTCGCGGACGAGGGCGCGATCTTCACGGTGCACGGCCGCGCCTACGTGTGGATCTCGCCCTTCTACAAGCCGATGCTGCTCGGCAAGCCGCACAACGTGCGCTCCGTCGACGAGCTCGTCACGGCGGCGAAACGAGGCGGCGCGCGCCTGCAGCTCTCGCACCAGATCTTCATCGGCCGCCGGACCTGGCGCACCTACCCCGCCGTGCTCCGGCGCATCGAGGCGGCCGTCGCCGCGGGCGTCGACGTCGCCTTCGACGCCTTCCCCTACACCGTCGGCAACACGACCATCAACGCGATCCTGCCCGCGTGGGTGCTCGACCATTTCGAGGAGCGCATCCGCGACCCCGAGGTCCTCGCGCGGCTGCGGCGCGAGTTCACCATGTTCCGCCTCGCGCTCGGGCTCGACTGGTCCGACATCACCGTCACCTGGGGCGCGGGCAGCGCCACGCTCGAGCCCTTCGAAGGCCTGCACATCGCGGAGATCGCCCGCCGCCTCGGCGTCTCGCCCTTCGACGCCTACGTCCACGTCTCGCGCGAGAGCGCAGGCTCGGCGCGTGTGCTCATCGGGACCTATTCGGGCGACGACGCGCACGAGGAGCCGCTGCGCGCCGTGCTCTCGCACCGGCTCTGCGCGTTCGAGACCGACGCGATCCTCACGCGCCGCGGCCGCTTCCACAACCCCGCCTCCTTCGGCACCTTCCCGCGCGTGCTCGGCCGCTACAGCCGCGATCAGGGCCTCTTCTCGCTCGAAGAGGCCGTCCGCCGCATGACGTCCTTCCCCGCCGAGCGCGTGGGCCTTCCGGGCATCGGTCGCCTCGCGCCCGGCCACGCGGCCGACCTCGTGCTCTTCGATCCGCGCCGCGTCGGCGAGGGCGGCCCGAACGCGCCGCCCGTGGGGATCAACAAGGTGATCCTCGCGGGCCACGTCGTCGTCGACCACAACACCACGCACCTCGACCGACCACGCGGCCGCGTCTTGCGGCGGCGCTAG
- a CDS encoding aconitase family protein, whose amino-acid sequence MPIPRRTSVRPSGRILYLTEDPEALKLQLAGGSIEFDPDEHALVNNISTDELTPGWVCYYYDETLARYCLVGLRGGLIERDAIKSGGFGVIVSGRSKGCGSSRETAPYSEREAGIQIVVARSIEKIYGQNCQNIGLLTTTDFGVLDRVRAGEEIPIGEFTRGLDPISRDVVEYGGLFTYNKARLAGEVSPPTIDTPSRPMTLCEKIIAAHAIVDAKTGKIGVAAVKPGDALFVRTDVRFSHEYVTPMAESLFRAGFGPDAKVEAPESVYAFRDHLTFLDLVMSDAHKKMGLREQAASLATVQEAFTQKHHVKLYGEVVRGGKTVGSEAICHNKVIEEIALPGQVVAGTDSHTCMAGALGCFAFGVGSTDMANAWLTRDIRVAVPESARFNLHGKLRPGVTAKDVMLYLLSQPFWKSGEGIGKVLEFAGEGVRAMGLDERATLTNMAVEAGGFTGIIEADEVVVDYLVKQRGLDADEVRARIVRADEGATYMAVFDVDLGAIEPMVATPGDPRNGVPLRSLEEVAGGAVKINVAYGGSCTGGKKADMDMYAEVLRAAVERGKRVAEGVHLYIQFGSQDIRRYAEQKGYIEIFQRAGAELVDPSCGACIKAGPGVSFTADEVTVSAINRNFPGRSGPGKVYLASPLVVAASAIAGRIVEPAAIA is encoded by the coding sequence ATGCCCATCCCCCGCCGCACGTCGGTCCGCCCGAGCGGACGTATCCTGTACCTGACCGAGGATCCCGAGGCGCTGAAGCTCCAGCTCGCGGGCGGCTCGATCGAGTTCGACCCCGACGAGCACGCCCTCGTGAACAACATCTCGACGGACGAGCTCACGCCGGGCTGGGTTTGTTACTACTACGACGAGACGCTCGCGCGGTATTGCCTCGTCGGTCTGCGCGGCGGGCTCATCGAGCGTGACGCGATCAAGAGCGGCGGCTTCGGCGTGATCGTCAGCGGCCGCTCGAAGGGCTGCGGATCCTCGCGCGAGACGGCGCCGTACTCCGAGCGCGAGGCGGGCATCCAGATCGTCGTCGCCAGGAGCATCGAGAAGATCTACGGGCAGAACTGCCAGAACATCGGCCTGCTCACGACCACGGATTTCGGCGTCCTCGACCGCGTCCGCGCTGGCGAGGAGATCCCGATCGGCGAGTTCACGCGTGGGCTCGACCCGATCAGCCGCGACGTCGTCGAGTACGGGGGCCTGTTCACGTACAACAAGGCGCGCCTCGCCGGTGAGGTCTCGCCGCCGACGATCGACACGCCTTCGCGGCCGATGACGCTCTGCGAGAAGATCATCGCGGCGCACGCGATCGTGGACGCGAAGACGGGCAAGATCGGCGTCGCGGCCGTCAAGCCTGGCGACGCTCTCTTCGTGCGCACCGACGTCCGCTTCTCGCACGAGTACGTCACGCCCATGGCCGAGTCGCTCTTCCGGGCGGGCTTTGGCCCCGACGCGAAGGTCGAGGCGCCGGAGAGCGTGTACGCGTTCCGCGATCACCTCACGTTCCTCGACCTCGTGATGTCCGACGCCCACAAGAAGATGGGCCTCCGGGAGCAGGCCGCCTCGCTCGCCACGGTGCAGGAGGCCTTCACGCAGAAGCACCACGTCAAGCTCTACGGCGAGGTCGTGCGTGGAGGAAAGACCGTGGGATCCGAGGCGATCTGCCACAACAAGGTGATCGAGGAGATCGCCCTGCCCGGTCAGGTCGTGGCGGGCACGGACTCGCACACGTGTATGGCGGGCGCGCTCGGCTGCTTCGCGTTTGGCGTGGGCTCGACGGACATGGCGAACGCCTGGCTCACGCGTGACATCCGCGTCGCCGTGCCCGAATCGGCGCGCTTCAACTTGCACGGCAAGTTGCGGCCGGGCGTCACGGCCAAGGACGTGATGCTCTACCTGCTCTCGCAGCCGTTCTGGAAGAGCGGCGAGGGCATCGGCAAGGTGCTCGAGTTCGCGGGCGAGGGCGTGCGCGCGATGGGGCTCGACGAGCGGGCGACGCTCACGAACATGGCCGTCGAGGCGGGCGGCTTCACGGGGATCATCGAGGCGGACGAGGTCGTGGTCGACTACCTCGTCAAGCAACGTGGCCTCGACGCGGACGAGGTGCGCGCGCGGATCGTGCGCGCGGACGAGGGCGCGACCTACATGGCCGTCTTCGACGTCGATCTCGGCGCAATCGAGCCGATGGTCGCGACCCCGGGTGACCCGCGCAACGGCGTGCCTCTGCGCTCGCTCGAGGAGGTCGCGGGTGGCGCGGTGAAGATCAACGTGGCCTACGGCGGCTCGTGCACGGGCGGGAAGAAGGCGGACATGGACATGTACGCCGAGGTCCTGCGCGCCGCGGTCGAGCGGGGCAAGCGCGTGGCCGAGGGCGTGCACCTCTACATCCAGTTCGGCTCGCAGGACATCCGGAGGTACGCCGAGCAGAAGGGTTACATCGAGATCTTCCAGCGCGCGGGCGCCGAGCTCGTGGACCCTTCGTGTGGCGCCTGCATCAAGGCGGGGCCGGGCGTGTCGTTCACCGCGGACGAGGTGACGGTCTCGGCGATCAACCGGAACTTCCCCGGGCGATCGGGGCCCGGCAAGGTGTACCTCGCGAGCCCGCTCGTGGTCGCGGCGAGCGCGATCGCGGGGCGGATCGTCGAGCCTGCGGCGATCGCCTGA
- a CDS encoding response regulator, producing the protein MSGDFVLVVDADLSAYRALVEGLPSDTYDVVSVATARAGFNVACVLEPHVIVASLDLPDADALELASVIRGHDTRVAYTPLVVLTTSDDEGTRLTVLGSGADVVLSAPIDPAELVAQVNAMIAMGERIRELERGQSILPPASDGEAFAVLGDPTKMSIASVLGALELEQRSGELRFSSTTSPSRLSMYISSGVITSGTLDGQSISALEALKAALVWSGTQFGFVAREAAPAPPGAQTLGALLIAAFHETEPSERLAQEIVTSHRLFSDTASSLKLTESIAGLRAAASLRFGETSSGLRLEDTAAGRRFLRDTAAGLRLASTIAGARLSDSVAGLKLGDTAAGIRVGNTTSGKVAPAPADLTSTLTSFDERATPVPSQQPRPSKPDVSAEKAAMRGTLRGLEVEQVIKSSRRGS; encoded by the coding sequence ATGTCGGGCGACTTCGTGCTCGTCGTGGACGCGGATCTCTCCGCTTACCGGGCCCTCGTCGAGGGGCTGCCGTCCGATACGTACGACGTCGTCTCGGTGGCCACGGCGAGGGCCGGGTTCAACGTCGCCTGCGTCCTCGAGCCCCACGTGATCGTGGCCTCGCTCGACCTGCCCGACGCCGACGCGCTGGAGCTCGCCTCCGTGATCCGGGGCCACGACACCCGCGTCGCCTACACGCCGCTCGTCGTCCTGACCACGTCGGACGATGAAGGCACGCGCCTCACCGTGCTCGGGAGCGGCGCCGACGTCGTGCTCTCCGCCCCCATCGACCCCGCCGAGCTCGTCGCCCAGGTGAACGCCATGATCGCCATGGGCGAGCGCATCCGCGAGCTCGAGCGAGGCCAGTCGATCCTGCCCCCCGCGAGCGACGGCGAGGCCTTCGCCGTGCTCGGTGACCCCACGAAGATGTCGATCGCCAGCGTGCTCGGCGCCCTCGAGCTCGAACAAAGGAGCGGCGAGCTCAGGTTCTCGAGCACCACGAGCCCGAGCCGGCTTTCCATGTACATCAGCTCCGGCGTGATCACCTCGGGCACGCTGGACGGGCAGAGCATCTCCGCGCTGGAAGCCCTCAAGGCGGCGCTCGTGTGGTCGGGTACACAGTTCGGCTTCGTGGCGCGGGAAGCCGCGCCGGCGCCGCCGGGGGCGCAGACGCTCGGGGCGCTCCTGATCGCGGCGTTCCACGAGACCGAGCCGAGCGAGCGGCTGGCGCAGGAGATCGTGACGAGCCATCGGCTCTTCAGCGACACGGCGTCGAGCCTGAAGCTGACGGAGTCGATCGCGGGGCTACGCGCGGCGGCGAGCCTGCGGTTCGGCGAGACGTCGTCGGGCCTGCGGCTCGAAGACACGGCGGCGGGGCGGAGGTTCTTGCGCGACACGGCGGCGGGCCTGCGGCTCGCGAGCACGATCGCGGGGGCGCGGCTCTCCGATTCGGTGGCGGGGCTCAAGCTCGGGGACACGGCGGCGGGGATCCGCGTGGGGAACACGACGAGCGGCAAGGTCGCGCCGGCGCCCGCGGACCTGACGAGCACGCTGACGAGCTTCGACGAGCGGGCGACACCCGTGCCGTCGCAGCAGCCGCGGCCCTCGAAGCCCGACGTCTCCGCCGAGAAGGCGGCCATGCGAGGCACGCTGCGGGGGCTCGAGGTCGAGCAGGTGATCAAGTCGTCGAGGCGCGGGAGCTAG
- a CDS encoding TIGR04563 family protein gives MNDKDTLAKNNGAAKTDKRKQSLYFPEDMLQEIKEEAARLDRSLSWVVQRAWKLARLEIKKLPSVNEVGEGEEDLGD, from the coding sequence ATGAACGACAAAGACACGCTGGCGAAGAACAACGGGGCGGCGAAGACCGACAAGCGCAAGCAAAGCCTGTATTTCCCCGAGGACATGCTCCAGGAGATCAAGGAAGAAGCGGCGCGGCTCGATCGGTCCTTGTCGTGGGTGGTCCAGCGCGCGTGGAAGCTCGCCCGCCTCGAGATCAAGAAACTCCCGAGCGTGAACGAGGTCGGGGAAGGCGAAGAGGATCTGGGCGATTGA
- a CDS encoding alpha/beta fold hydrolase produces MTTSSFPPPSSGSAPQTASFAMAPDTTRLFVRRRRGPSDLTVLLTDGIACDGFIWKYLWDDLSSASSVAHWNYRGHGRSSLPADPRRIELADHANDLDAVRRAVGDPEVVLVGHSMGCQVSLEAYRTRPEKVRALVLICGAPGRITHTFKGTDVLAQMLPKLIERVDAHPEIVRALWARVPAEMALRLAMMTGEIDRSIRPDDVMPYLKHMVDIDVPMFLRMLRSAGEHSAADLLPKVEVPALVIAGDRDTFTPPRYAEEMAAALPHGELLMVNGGSHAVPIERPDLVRDRIQRFLRERVLG; encoded by the coding sequence TTGACGACGAGCAGTTTTCCCCCTCCTTCGAGCGGGAGCGCGCCACAGACGGCCTCGTTCGCCATGGCCCCGGACACGACGCGCCTCTTCGTGCGGCGCAGGCGGGGCCCCTCGGATCTCACGGTCCTGCTCACCGACGGGATCGCCTGCGACGGCTTCATCTGGAAGTACCTGTGGGACGACCTCTCCAGCGCCTCCAGCGTCGCCCACTGGAACTACCGCGGCCACGGCCGTAGCAGCCTGCCCGCCGATCCCAGGCGGATCGAGCTCGCCGACCACGCGAACGACCTCGACGCGGTCCGCCGCGCCGTCGGCGACCCCGAGGTCGTGCTCGTGGGCCACTCGATGGGCTGCCAGGTCTCGCTCGAGGCCTACCGCACGAGGCCCGAGAAGGTGCGCGCGCTCGTCCTGATCTGCGGCGCGCCGGGGCGGATCACCCACACCTTCAAGGGCACCGACGTGCTCGCGCAGATGCTGCCGAAGCTCATCGAGCGCGTCGACGCCCACCCCGAGATCGTGCGCGCGCTCTGGGCCCGGGTGCCCGCCGAGATGGCCCTGCGCCTCGCCATGATGACGGGCGAGATCGATCGCTCGATCCGCCCCGACGACGTGATGCCGTACCTCAAGCACATGGTCGACATCGACGTGCCCATGTTCCTGCGCATGCTCCGGTCCGCCGGCGAGCACTCGGCCGCGGACCTCCTGCCGAAGGTCGAGGTGCCCGCGCTCGTGATCGCGGGGGATCGCGACACCTTCACGCCGCCCCGTTACGCCGAGGAGATGGCCGCCGCGTTGCCGCACGGCGAGCTGCTCATGGTGAACGGCGGCTCGCACGCCGTGCCGATCGAGCGGCCCGATCTCGTGCGCGACCGGATCCAGCGGTTCTTGCGCGAGCGCGTGCTGGGATGA
- a CDS encoding histidine kinase dimerization/phospho-acceptor domain-containing protein: MSDVGGDASLEELMAVMAHDLNNPIAALITNLSFLESALAPGTSAEAAEALSDAQMLCDVLRRLASNLDLVARRGGPQGAVTGFDVAQLGREAIGRLDKQAAAAEVELALDPSLQPGRVLVRCDRSLCGRAIENLIAFGIERAAPKSSVTLSATRAGDEVRVEVRYRARSHIVVEPPPPGAPAAQRRRYIQATYGRGLSLYCVRIAATLIGSRLDITHEDDGRARLCLVANRPEER; encoded by the coding sequence ATGTCCGACGTGGGCGGCGATGCTTCGCTCGAAGAGTTGATGGCCGTGATGGCGCACGACCTCAACAACCCCATCGCCGCGCTGATCACGAACCTGAGCTTCCTCGAGAGCGCGCTCGCGCCGGGGACGAGCGCGGAGGCGGCCGAGGCGCTCTCCGACGCGCAGATGCTCTGCGACGTGCTGCGCCGCCTCGCGAGCAACCTCGACCTCGTGGCGCGGCGGGGCGGGCCGCAGGGGGCGGTCACGGGGTTCGACGTCGCCCAGCTCGGGCGGGAGGCGATCGGGCGGCTCGACAAGCAGGCCGCGGCGGCGGAGGTCGAGCTCGCGCTGGATCCGTCGCTCCAGCCGGGTCGGGTGCTCGTGCGCTGTGATCGTTCGCTCTGCGGGCGGGCGATCGAGAATTTGATCGCGTTCGGGATCGAGCGCGCGGCGCCGAAGTCGAGCGTCACGCTGTCGGCGACGCGCGCGGGCGACGAGGTGCGGGTCGAGGTCCGCTACCGGGCGCGATCCCACATCGTGGTCGAGCCGCCGCCCCCGGGCGCGCCGGCGGCGCAGCGGCGGCGGTACATCCAGGCGACGTATGGCCGGGGGCTCTCGCTCTACTGCGTCCGCATCGCGGCGACCCTGATCGGCAGCCGGCTCGACATCACGCACGAGGACGATGGCCGGGCCCGGCTCTGTCTCGTCGCCAACCGCCCGGAAGAACGCTAG
- a CDS encoding YbjN domain-containing protein, which yields MDVETVRGWLERLDYEVKDEGPKTLRVFPRRPGAEALPPYFIQCSEHWLMLSLLPVLSSRIQPSPELPRRLLLLNRDMRIAKFAQGSGGEVVLCAELPTESLDFPEFADATERLVKYFHHYHDYLASP from the coding sequence ATGGACGTCGAGACGGTCCGCGGTTGGCTCGAGAGGCTCGATTACGAGGTCAAGGACGAAGGCCCGAAGACGCTGCGTGTCTTCCCGCGTCGGCCCGGCGCCGAGGCGCTCCCCCCGTACTTCATCCAGTGCAGCGAGCACTGGCTCATGCTCTCGCTGCTGCCCGTGCTCTCCTCGCGCATCCAGCCCTCGCCGGAGCTGCCGCGCCGGCTGCTGCTCCTGAACCGCGACATGCGCATCGCGAAGTTCGCGCAGGGCAGCGGGGGCGAGGTGGTGCTCTGCGCGGAGCTGCCGACCGAGTCGCTCGACTTCCCCGAGTTCGCCGACGCGACCGAGCGGCTGGTGAAGTATTTCCACCACTATCACGATTACCTGGCGTCGCCTTGA